A part of Gossypium hirsutum isolate 1008001.06 chromosome A07, Gossypium_hirsutum_v2.1, whole genome shotgun sequence genomic DNA contains:
- the LOC121203783 gene encoding secreted RxLR effector protein 161-like, translating into MEKPKQDHLIATKRIMRYIKGTMDHGLFYTHSQSLKLVGYSDSDYGGDLDDCKSTSGYLFYIGSMIFSWSSKKKQTVALSAFEAEYMAVATCTCQEIWLNNIFGELSIIQEDPITIYVDNKSTITLAKIPVSHSRSKHINTKYHFIREQVKNKNVDLVSSGGNFYEAIESGHIP; encoded by the coding sequence ATGGAGAAGCCAAAACAGGATCACCTGATTGCAACAAAGAGAATTATGAGATACATCAAAGGTACAATGGATCATGGTTTATTTTATACACACTCACAGAGTTTAAAATTGGTTGGTTATTCAGATAGTGATTATGGTGGTGACTTGGATGATTGCAAAAGCACATCCGGATATTTATTCTATATTGGCTCCATGATATTTTCATGGTCATCGAAAAAGAAACAAACAGTAGCCCTCTCAGCATTTGAAGCAGAATACATGGCTGTTGCAACATGCACGTGTCAAGAAATTTGGTTGAataatatttttggtgaattatctATTATACAAGAAGATCCAATTACAATTTATGTTGACAACAAGTCCACAATAACTCTTGCAAAGATTCCGGTGTCTCATAGTCGAAGCAAGCATATCAATACAAAGTATCATTTTATTCGAGAGCAAGTGAAGAATAAAAATGTGGACTTAGTTTCTTCTGGCGGAAATTTTTATGAAGCCATTGAAAGCGGACATATTCCATAA